CGCCTGCATGGAAGACTGCCACTATTGCTCGCAATCTGCCGTCTCGAACGCGCCGATCGAACGCTACAATCTGCTCCCGCAGAAACAGATGATCCAAGGCGCGCGCGAAGCCGCCGCCTCGAAGGCCCAGCGCTATTGTATCGTCATCAGCGGACGCAGCCCGTTGGATCGGGAAATCGACGAAATCGCCGGAGCCGTCCGGTCCATCAAACAGGAAATCCCGATTCAGATCTGCTGCTCACTCGGTTTGATGAGCGATGAACAGGCCAAGCGGTTGAAAGCCGCGGGTGTGGATCGCGTGAACCATAATCTGAACACCAGTGAGGCCTTTCACGAATCGATTTGCACGACTCACACATTCCAGGACCGCCTTTCGACTATCAAGAACGCACGCGCGGCCGGATTGGAAATCTGCTCGGGCGGGATCGTCGGCATGGGGGAAAGTAACGAAGACCTCATCGATCTGGCCGACGCCCTGCGCGACGTGAAACCCGACTCGATTCCCTTGAACATGCTCAATCCGGTAGAAGGCACGCCGCTGGAGAACATCGACGCCCTCACACCGCAGCGCTGCCTCAAAGTCCTCTGCTTATTCCGCTTCCTGCATCCGCGCACGGAAATCCGTATCGCCGGCGGCCGCGAGCACAACCTCCGCAGCCTCCAACCCCTCTCCCTCTACCCGGCTGACTCGGTCTTCGTGAATAACTATCTGACGACACCAGGCTCCCCGGCCCCCGAAGTCTGGGGCATGATCGAAGATTTGGGCTTCAAGATCGAAGTGGATTACCAACAGCCGGTGGCGAGCTGATCGATCTTGTAGTCTTTCAACGCTTCGGCTAGCATAACGCCATGCGATCATCCAACGCGGTACGAAAAACCATTCCGGCCACTGAAATCAGACGTCGAGGACTCTCTGTCATCGACAATGCGCTGAAGCGTGGGCCGGTCCATGTCCTCAAGGACAACGAACCCACCTACGTCATTATGGCCGAAGCGCAGTACCAGGAATTGACCGAGCGATATCGCAAGTCATACGTGACCCGAATCAAACGATCCTTGACCGACCTCAAGGAAGGGCGCATCCGTCGCATCTCTGCCAAAACACTCATCGACGAGCTTCACCTCGAATCCTGATGTACGCGCTGGCTACCACCAGCTATTTTGATCGACGTGTGGCCAAATTCACACGAGCCCACCCCGAACTGAAAAAGCCGTTGGCTAAAGTCCTTAGAGACCTAGAAGCCAATCCGTTTCAGCCGCAGTTACGTCTGCATGCACTCAAAGGCGAGCTGGAAGGCCTGCATGCCGTCAGCCTGACTCATTCGCACCGCATCACGCTTACCTTGAGAGTGACCAAGAAAGAGATTGTCCTTCTCGACATCGGAACACATGACGAGGTATATCGGTAGCAAATCGTCTCCATTCTAGCCGTGGGAAAATGGGAAGCATGTGGCGAAGAAGCCATGAAAATTGTGAGCGGCGACCTGACGACCCCCGGCTCACCGGCCCCCGAAGTCTGGGGCATGATCGAAGATCGGGGCTTCAAAATCGAAGTGGATTACCAAACGGCTGCTGAAAAAGGCCCTCAGCTTCGTTCTCAGTCGCTCGAACCCCTCAACGTGCAGCACTAGCACGCCTCGGGGTCCTCGTCTCCCTGCGGCCTTGCTGAAAGCCTTTTTGAGCAACCTCCGCAAGCAAGAACTGACTACTCAGGAGGAAGGATCAATGAAATCATTGCTTCTGGCAATCACCTTATTCAGCTTAGCTCTCACAGCAGGCTGTGCGAATCCTATCAATGCCAAGACAGCAACAAACTATGCTCAAGCCGCTGCCCAAGCACAGAACGCAGGTGATTGGACCAACGCCAAGATGTATTGGAGCAGGGCTATTATAAACGCCCAGCACGGTGGCGCTACTCCAAATCAGCTGGCAGTTTTGAACTACGAATACGGTCGATCATCGGGTGTTGTCTGTGATTTCGCCGAAGCTGAACGCGCGCTGATTGTTGCACATGACCTAGATAGCAAATCAGGTGGCCCAACATTTCTTTCGCTATTCGAGCTTGCGCATCTTAATTATGACCAGAAGAAGTTCCCTGAATCGATTTCATACTTTGAGCGTGCATTCCCAGTCGCAGAAGAGAAAGGCGCAAGTAAAGCTGCTCCTATTGCAACTGCGGATCTACTGGATGAGTACTCCCGAGCACTGCAAAATGTAGGCAGGACTTCTGATGCTCAAGCAGCAGCTACACGAGCCATTTTACTCCGCAGAGGCAGTCCCATTGGACACTCAATCACTGACCGTACCCCTTATGGGAAGCAATGCCAAAGCAATCCATGACCCGACTCAGTCATTTCGAGTAAAAACTTTTACTCCTCTCTCAACCCCTCCACCACAGGCTGCTGAGCCGCCCAGCGGGCGGGGAAGTAGCCGGCAACTAGCGTCGCGGCAGCCGCTAAGCCGACGGCTTGTGCGAGGGCGCCGAAGGGAAGGATCATCTGAATCGTCCAGCCGAATGATTGTTTGTTGATCACTTTGATCAGCAGCAATGACAGCAGCCCGCCGCCAACAAGTCCCAACGCGATACCCACCAGCCCCAGATAAGCCGCTTCCCACAAGACCAACTGTCTGATTTGGCCCTCGCTGCCGCCGATGGCGCGTAGCGTAGCAAACTCTCTGCGGCGTTCGAGTACCGATGTGACCAGCGTGTTCACGATGCCGAGCATGGCGATGATCACCGCAATCGCTTCGAGCACATAGGTGAGCAAGAACGTCCGGTCAAAGATGTCGAGGATCTCCTTGCGCAACTCACCATTGCTGATGATGAGCGGTGGTAGGGTCCGGTCCGGTGCTTGCTGCAAGGCGTCGGCGATCGCCTGCCTGACCTGCTCCCTATCCGCCCCCTCGTTCAGATAGAGCGGAAAGACCGTCACAAGTTCATCCTGCCAAAGCGATTGATAGAGCCCGCGATCCATGACCAACTTTCCGCCGTCGGTGGCGTAGTCGTAGAACACGGCCACGACCGGAAACGACCGCGCTCCTTGCGGGGTCATGATCGCCAGCGAGTGGCCTTCACGAACGCCGAGCCGATTGGCCAGCACTTCAGACAGAATGATCCCGCCGGTCTCGACCGCCTGGTTCAGCAGGTCGGTGGAATTTCCCTGACGGACGAGATACTGGCTGCGCCTGGCATGGAGCCGCAAATCGCGTGAGACAATCGCTACACGCTGCCCCTTCACCTCCACCCGCACATCCCGATAGGTATCCACCTCCGCCACACCGGGAATTGCGACCAGCACTGCTTGCCAGCCGGGGGGCAGACTCTTCGTGCCGTTCCCGCTGTTTGCCTCCCGTAGCCAAGTCGAAGGAGCCACGACGATATCGGCGATCACGGTCTCGTTGATCCAGACTTCGACGGTGTGCCGGAAACTGCGCACCATGATGAGCACCCCGATCATGATCGCCAGCCCCACCATCAACGCCGAGACCGTCACGCCATTCCGGCCCGGGTTTCTCGCTGCATGCTCCACGGCAATCTCTCGCATTGCGCCCTGCGCTCCGGCAAGACGTTCGCTATGGAGGATTCGTTTTCTCCAGCCTGTCACACAGAGCGGAGCAAGGCACGACAGTCCGGCCAATAAACAGAATGTCGCGAGATAGCCCAGAATCGGCGCTCCGCCCAACGGCCCGGCAAAAGCAAGCAACCCGGCTAAGACGAGCAACCCGATCCCGCCAACCGCCAATCCCCCTACCCGCACCTGTCGGCTGCTCTCGTAGTCGCCAGGTGCCAATGCCCGCACCGTGGCGGTGCGGCTGGCGTCGAGGCTCGGCCCGATCGCTCCGATCATGGAGACAAGACAACCGATCAGGATCCCTTCAGCGGAAGCCTGCCAGAGTTCAGCTACGTCGAACCAGGATGCGGTCCCCTGACTCACCGGGGTATAGAGATCCGAGATCGTCCGGCTGACCAGTATGACAAGTTTCTGCGCCAGCAGAATTCCGCCCACACTCCCGGCAATTCCACCCAGCAGCCCGAACAGAGCCGCCTCAGCCAGAAAGAGCCCGGCCACGCGTGCCTGGGTCATCCCAATCGCGCGGTAGATCCCGATCTCGCGCCGGCGCTGCGCCACGGCGAAGGCCATCGTGTTGTAAATGAGAAACATACCGACCAGCAGACCGACCCAGCTCAGGACCGTGAGATTCAATCGGAACGCCCGCACCATCTGCTCGACCTGCTGCGTCCGGCTCGCCGGCCGCTCGACCGTGACATGCGGCGGCACAACGGCGCGCACGGCCTCCGCCGCCGCGCCAATCTCAACCTCCAGATTCGTCACCAGATCGATCCGGTCCAGCTTTCCGACCATGTCGAAGAGAACTTGAGCGGCGGCGATGTCCATCACGGCTAGATGATCCCAGGACGAGACCCGGTCGGCCTGGTCCTGAATCACACCGGCAATCCGCGCCTCTACCTGCCGGGGGCCGACTTGGAGCTGGACCGTACTCCCCTTTTCGAGATGCCACTCCGCCGCTAATTTTCTCCCGATATAGAGGCTGTCGGCTTTCAGCAAGTCCGCGAGCGGATTGTCACCCTGCTCCGGCATCACTCGAAAGCCGCGGGTATCGAACTCGGCGAGGAGATCCAGTCCAATGACTTGTGCCGCTCCAGCCGGACGCCCGGCATCGAGCCGCACCGCCGTCTGCACGATCACCGGCGACGCAGACGTCAGGCCCGGTACGTCCCGCACCTTCGCGATCAGCTGTTCATCCAGCCCGAAGTCTCCTCCGGAGACCTCCAAGGTGGTTGGTCCGGCAACGGTCAGCACGGCTTGCTCGAACGAGTGCAGCACCTCCACATTGGCCGTCCGCACCGCCACCGACGCCGCCACGCCCAGCGCCACGCCCACAATCGTAAGCACCGTCCGGAACGGCCGTTGGGTCATGTGGGACCACAGCAGAAGCGCGACGACTTTCAACCAGGCCATTGTGCGGCTCCTAGAGATCCGATTGCTGTTCGCACTTACGTAGAACCACGGTGATGGGAAACACCTGCACGCACGAAGGATTTACCGGCTGCACAGAATGGCCGTTTCGTTTACAGGTCGCCGACCCTTTGCTAGATTGACGAGGAACATTTGATCGGGAGTCACACATGGCACGTAGTCGAGGGAACAACGCACTTCAGATAGACCGGAGCCCGAAGGCCGAGTTCTCCATTACCCCCCGGCAACGGGAAATCCTGAAGATGGTCGCCCTCGGCCATACGAATCGGGAAATTGCGGAAACACTGGCGATCAGCATCCGCACCGTCGAGGTGCATCGCTTCAATCTGATGCGGCGGCTGAATGTCCGGAACGTGGCGCAGTTGCTTCGCCAAGGCCTTCAGCAAGGACTACTGCCACGCAACTTCGGCCTGAAATAGCGTCACAGCTCTTTCACCTTCCCCCGGCATTCCGTCACTGACCCGTAGCCCTTCTTCTTCAGCTGCGCTGCGAGTTCCGTCTCCAGCCGTCCGAAGGCGCCAAGCCCCTCTTCAACCAGAACCGTGCCGACCTGCACCGCCGACGCTCCGCAGAGAAAGTGCTCGAAAGCATCGACTCCGTTCATGACGCCGCCGGTGCCGATGATCGGAATCTTTCCCTGAAAGATTTTGTAAAAGGCCCGCACATTCGCGAGCGCCACGGCCTTGATGATGGTGCCGCCCAACCCGCCGAATCCGCCCTTTGGCTTGATGACGACTTCTTCCCGCTCCGGATCGACCACGAGGCCGTTGCCGACCGAGTTAATCATGTTGAGAAAGTCGACCTCGCACCGGCCGATCACCTTCCCCATCACCTCATGGTGCGCCGGATCGAAATAAGGCGGCAGCTTCACACCCATCGGGACGGTGATAACCTTGCGCACCCGCTTGAGCAGACGCTCGGACGCCTCCGGGTCATAGCCGATCTGCGGCTTGCCGGGAATATTCGGGCAGGAGAGATTCACTTCGATCAAGTCGGGCTTCGCTGCATTGATGGCGGCCGCGATCGTCGGGAAATCGTCTTCGCACAGCCCCGCCACGCTCGCAATGACCGGCTTGCCGAACTGTTTCAACTCGGGAATGAGTTCGGCATAGGCCCGATAGCCGAGATTGGGCAAGCCCATCGAATTGATCGAGCCGCCCGGAAAGCCATAGTACCGGGGCTCCGGATTCCCCTGGCGCGCTTCGACGGTCATAGACTTGGTGACAATCGCCCCTGCGCGCGATGTGCCCAGCGCCACCAGTTCGTCCCGCGTGACACAGAGCGCGCCGGCTGCGTTCATGAAACAGCTGGGAAACTTCACCCCTGCAATCGTCGTCGAGAGATCGGTCATGCTACCCCCGTTAAAGCCGTCGATGGTGTGCGCGAGACGAGCCGCCCGTCCTGCATCGTCCAGATATAGTCGGCACATTGCGCGGCAGTCTGGCTATGCGTCACCAACAAGACCGTGACGTCGCCTGCTTTCGTCAGCGATCGAATCAACGTCATGATCTCTGCCCCCTGATGGGAGTCGAGATTGCCGGTCGGTTCGTCAGCCAGAAGCAATTTCGGCCGATGCGCGAGCGCCCGGGCGATCGCGATCCGTTGTTGCTCGCCGCCCGACAATTCTCCGGGACGATGATGCTTCCGATGCCCCATATGGACCAGCTCCAGCACTTCCTCGACCCGCTGTGCGACTGACCGGCCGCCGTCTCCGCGCAACATCAATGGCAGCGCGACATTCTCCAAAGCCGTCAGCCCTGGAACCAAGTGAAACGCTTGGAACACGATGCCGATCAGTTCCCGCCGCGCCACCGTCCAATCGTGACTGGTAAATGTGGTCGTCGCCCGCCCGTCGAGATAGAGCTCTCCGGACGAAGGCCGATCGAGGCCGCCTGCCAGATTCAGCAACGTACTCTTCCCGCAACCGCTGGGCCCGACGAACGCGCAGAACTCGCCGCGTCCGACATCGAGACTCACCTCATGCAGCGCCGCCACCGCAGCCTCGCCACGCTCATAGGTCTTGGACAACCGGACCAGCTTCACCATGCCCGCGAGACACCTCAGATTCTGCAATGCCATATAGAACGATCGTCCTCGTATAACACAACCATTTAGAACCCCACAACCTTGACAGGCGCCCGTTCCTGTCCTACAACCAGCCGCATCTCTCCCTGTCTGAGAGTGGCGCAAGATGGAATCGTGGCCTCAGAAACTGCCTGGCCTGATACGGCACGCCGTCAGATTTATTCTGCCGGCTGACTGTGCCGCCTGCGGAGTGCCGCTCACGACCGATCCCGTTCCGCTGTTTTGTACGACCTGCTGGGATACCGTCGCTCCGCTCAGGCTGGCTCGCTGCTCGCAATGCGATCGTCCGCTTCCCTCGCCCGTCGCACTCACCTACAGCCCCACCCATCGCTGCCACCACTGCACGGTTCGCCCACCCGCCTATGTGAAAGCCTGGACACTGTATCCCTATCTGCCGCCTTTGCAAGACGCTATCTGCCTCTTCAAATACAGGGGGAAAGTCTCGCTGGCCAAGCCGCTGGGACGCTTAATGATCGCAGCCATCCCTGCTTCGGTGGATGCCGACCTCGTCATCCCGGTCCCGTTGCATCCCACCCGTTTGAGAGAGCGTGAATTCAATCAATCGCTGCTGCTTGCCGATCAGGTGGCCACACATCTGCATCTCCCTCTTTCGTTCACCAATCTCGTTCGAACCGTTCCATCAGAACCCCAAAGCACGTTGTCGCGAAAAGAACGGATGAAGAATCTTCGCCGGGCCTTTGCAGTCCGCCGACCGGAGTCGATCGCTCAGAAACGTATCCTGCTGATCGATGACGTCTTTACGACTGGCACGACGACAAACGAATGTGCCAAGGTACTTCGAATAGCTGGAGCAGAAGCCGTCTTCGTCCTCACCCTGGCACGAACGATCGAGTCGAGTGTCGTGCCTGACCGAATCCTGGCCCAACGTGCCACCGGCCTCCTAGGAGTCTTGAGGGGATAGCCATGCCGATCTACGAATACCTTTGCCGCGATTGTCGGAAGCGAAGCACCTTGCTGGTGCTGAGCCTGGCCAGCTCGACCCCGCCGGCCTGCAAACAGTGCGGGAGCCAGTCTGTGGACCGCCTCCTCTCCCGATTCTCTTCCCCAAAGTCCGAAGAGGCCCGGCTTGCTTCCCTTTCAGACCCGGACAACTTCGATGGACTGGATGAGAACGACCCGGAGTCAATGTCCCGCTTCATGAAGCACATGGGAGACGAGATGGGTGAGGACGTCGAACAGGATGTCGAAGCCATGATGGATTCAGCCGATAGTGGAGCCTCCGATGACGGTAGCACTGACAGTCTATGACAGGCATTGTCATGTATTTTTACTTGACAATCCGGCCTCACTCTCTAAAATGGCCCTTACCTTTTGGAGTCTTATGAGAAACAGGCCCTCTCAGAACAGGTGGGACGATGGGGACAGCCCCGAAGAGCGAATTGATGACAGTGTCGGAGACGTGTCTGTACCTGAAGATTACGACCCGCACCCTCTATCGCTATATACAGAACAGACAGATTCCAGCCTTCAAGCTTGGGAAAGAATGGCGATTCGTTCGTTCGGATCTGGAGCAGTGGATTCGCGACCGGACCAGAACAGCCCTCCCGTCATAAACTAGGATCGATCTATGTTCGCTGGCGAATATCTCTGCAAAGTCGACGAGAAGGGGCGTTTCATCGTCCCCTCCCCGATCCGCGAGCAGATTGAAGCCGACGGCCAGGCCGTCACCTTCCTCAAGGGCCCGGAACAATCCCTCCTCATCTATTCGTTGAAGGAGTGGGAAAAGGTCCTCGACCGGACCAAGACGACGTTGGACGAAGACCAGAGCCGCCTCTTCATGCATTTTGTCGTATCCGAAGCCGGCACCTCCGAAATCGACAAGACCGGCCGCATCCTCATTCCAGGTCGTTTACGGAAACAGATTCCCTTGGATGAAGATCTCGAAATTATTCTGGTCGGGATGTATCACCGGATGGAAGTCTGGAATCCCAGCGAGTGGCGCCGCTACATTGCCCGCACCGAAGACCGCTACGAACAGAACATGTCGAAGATTCAGAACCTGCTGTAAGTTCGCTCCATGCCTGCCGGACGACGTCACACAGGCTCCCCTCGTTCAAAAGTCCCCGTTCGCGTCGTCTCCTATCGACCGGCCGCCAAGTCTGAACCAACCTCGAAGCAACCATCTGCCCCCAGTCTACGACCAACCGTTAGGTCGTCACGTACCCAAGCGCCACTTCATATCCCTGCGCCCGCTGCAATCGTGACAACCGAGTCCATCGCGATCACGCTGCCGGTTCCCCCCAGCATCAACCATCAGTACGCCACGGTTCAGGGCCGCCGGGTCCTGTCTTCGGCAGGTCGAACGTATAAGCAGCATGTCGGGCAGCAGCTCTGGCTGGCCTTGTCTCAATCTCCCCACAAGCGAGTGCTAATGCATCGGCTTCAATCGGAACCTCTCGCCCTCTCCATTCGGTTTTATTTCACCTCGCCCCTCAGACGCGACGTCGACGGCGGACTCAAAATCGCTCAGGATGCCCTCTGCGAGGGGATCGGCCTCAATGACAATCGCATAGTGGAAACCCATCTCTATAAGGATGTCGATCGAACCAATCCCCGCATCCAGATTGCCCTCTCCCTGGCCGCCCGATAGCGACCCCAAGATACCCCGGCAACCCTCTTCAGATTCCCCCAGACTCAACCGATAAGAGTGTGAACTCTTTTAACTATTTGCCGTATCCATCGCCATGACCACAAAGACTATTTCCATCAATCAACTCCGCGTCGGGATGTACGTTGCGAAGATCGACCTGTCCTGGTTTCGATCGCCGTTTCTCCGGCGCTCGTTGCCCATCGAACACACGATTCAAATTGAGAAGCTGCGCCGCGCCGGAGCACAGCGCATCGTGATTGATCTGTCCCGCGGGGATGACGTTGAAACGGTGAGTACGCTCGACCCGCTGATCTCCTCGCAAGAGATGACGCTGACGCCGCAGGCACCTCCATCGAAATCGGTTCCCAAGCCGTTAACCCAGCTGAACGAAGAGTATGCCCAAGCTCTGGTTGCCAGAAAGCAATTGGAGCAAGCCGTTCACTCGGTCTTCTCGTCTATTGCAGAACAGGGATCCGTTGACCCTCAGTTGGCAGCCGAAGCCGTGCAGGAAGTCGCAATCGTCACACGAACCCTCCCGAATTCAGCCATCTTCATGGCGCTCAGCCAGCAACGGGCAGGAGATTCGTCCCTGAGCCAACATGCGCTTTCAACCTGCACCTTGTCGCTCGTCGTCGGACAATCGTTCGGCTATAACCCGCTCGAACTCCAGGAACTGGCCATGGCCGCGTTGCTTCACGACATCGGCCTGCTCCAGATTCCCGCGCCGATCATTCAGCGAAGCGCCAACACCTCCCATCCGCCCTCACGGCAAGACCGGCTACTGCTCCAGTCGCATCCCCGATTGGGTATTCTCGCGCTTGAACGGCAAGGGGGATTCGAAACCAGAGTCTTGCAAATGATCGGAGAGCACCATATCCGCCTCGATGACTCGGGCTATCCCCAAGGCACCAAGGGCGAGTTTACGTCGGAACGCTCGCGCATTCTGATGATTGCCGATTACTACGATGAGTTGATCACCGGATTCGGCGGAGCGTCGCCGCTGGCACCCCATCAAGCGCTGCAACGGATTTTCCGAGAATCCCAGGACGGGGCGTTCGATCAGGTCATCCTGTCGCGCTTTATCAAGCTGATCGGCATCTACCCGGTTCACAGCCGCGTGCAGTTGAACACGAGCGAAAAGGCTGTTGTGACGGAGTTGAATCCGTCAGCGCTGCATCGACCTGTCGTCACAATCACTCATACTCCCAACGGGAATGAGACACCAACCCCTTTCGTTGTCGACCTGTCAGACCAAGTCAATGTCACGCCCGAACGGGCTATCGATAAGGTGCTGGAGTCCTCGGACCCATCCCGCCCTCTTACAGCCTCACAGGCCGCCTAACTCTCGACCGGGCGCGCCGTCGGCACGCCTGCACAGCATTGACGGGAGCGAACTGAAGAAAGAATTACTCGTAGCGCAGCGCGTCAATCGGATTGAGACGCGCCGCTTTATTGGCAGGATACAGACCGAAGAACAGACCGACCGCGAGGGAAAAGAAAAACGCTGCGATCACAGTATCGCCGGAAATAATCGTGGGCCATCCCGCAATGACGGTCGTCAGCCGGGCGCCCACCACCCCGACGACAATTCCAAGCGTCCCGCCGACGACACTCAAGGTCATGGCCTCGATCAAGAACTGCATGAGGATATGCCGCCGCTTGGCCCCCACCGCCATCCGAACGCCGATCTCCCGCGTCCGCTCCGTCACGGAGACCAGTAGAATATTCATAATGCCGATGCCGCCGACCAGCAGCGAAACTGCCGCAATGGAGAGCAGCATCACCGTCAACGTCTGACTCGTACCTTCTTGAACTTTTCCAATATCGACCTGCGTGCGGATCGTAAAGTCGTCGCCCTGTTCGGCCTGGAGCCGATGCCGGGCCCGCAAGAACTCACGAATCTGGTCGACGGCGGCAAACAAATCCTCCTGCCGCTCCGTCGTGGCAAACAAGGCCCCGACCGATCCGATGAACTGCGTCCCAAAGACTTTCCGCTCCGCGGTACTGAAGGGGATAAACACGATGTCGTCCTGATCCGATCCTTGGGCCGATTGGCCTTTCGGCGCAAGCACCCCGATCACACGGAACGGCACATTCTTGATCCGAATGACGGACCCGACCGGCTCCTCACCCGCCTCAAACAGATTTTCCACCACGGTTTGCCCGACCAGCGCCACACGGACCGCGGCATCCAGATCGGCCTGCGTAAATGGGCCACCACTCGTAAACGACCAGTCGCGGATCGTCAGATAGCTGGGGGAGACTCCATTTACGGATCCATTCCAATTCTTGTTCCCATTGACGATCTGCATGACATCACGCTTCGCCCACCCTGTATCTTGCAGCAACGGGATGCGCTTCTTCATCTCCAGCGCATCGGACACATTCAGCGTGACTGCGCCGCCCTGTCCGCCCCGCACGCCGCTGACAGTCGTCGACCCCGGCAGCACGATGATGACATTGGTTCCCATACTGGCGACTTGCGCTTGCACCGCCGCCTTGGCTCCCTCTCCGATACTGACCATGGCAATCACGGCACCAACCCCGATGACGATCCCCAACATTGTCAGCCCGGCCCTGAGCCGGTTGCGGCTGAGGATACGGATCGCCGTCATGAGCGTGAGGAGAAGAAATGCCGGCATCAGCGCCCCACCAGAGGGGACGGATGCCCGGGCTTGGTATGCCGATCGGTGAGAACCTGGCCGTCTTTGATCACAATTTCACGGGCGGCATAGGCCGCGATGTCCGGTTCATGAGTCACTAAGATAACCGTGATGCCTTCTTCCTTGTTCAACCGATCGAGGATCGTCATGATTTCCCGGCTCGATTCTGTATCCAGATTTCCGGTCGGTTCGTCGGCCAACAAGAGGGATGGCGTCGTGACCAATGCGCGGGCAATGGCCACCCGTTGTTGCTGCCCGCCGGACAATTGCGTCGGATAGTGCTGTTCGCGGCCCTTCAATCCCACCCGTTCCAACGCCGCCGCCGCCAGCGCTCGCTGTTCGCGAAGAGAGAGGCCGCGATAGAAGAGCGGAAGCTGCGCATTTTCCAATGCGCTGGTACGGGGGATCAGATTGAAGCTTTGAAAAACGAATCCGATCTGCCGATTCCGGATCTCAGCCAGCTCATCGGCGCGAAGCGCCGCAACATCGACGCCGTTCAGCCAATAATGGCCCTTGGTGGGCTGATCCAGACAACCCAACATGTTCATCAGCGTCGACTTCCCTGACCCCGATGAACCCATGATCGCAACAAACTCGCCTTGCTCGATCGTGAGATTCAGCCCGCGAAGAGCTTGCACCTCCACATCGCCTAGGCGATACACTTTCCACAAGTCTTCGCACTGAATCAACGAAACCGGCCGGCCATGTCCACTATCCATGAGCGCCCTGCCTTGTCAGCGGCATTCGATCACACCGTGCACGAAGTGAGTCATGACCACTACATACCCCGGTCACGCGTGCGGCGCTGTCCGCCGCCGCCACCGAAGCCGGGCGGCAGCTCGCTCCCTTGGCGATTCGCTCGAGGCACATCCAGCCCCACGATGACCGTATCCTGCTCCCCGAGGGATCCGCCGACAATCTCCGTCGCCACGCCATCGGAAATCCCCGTCTGAACCGACACGGAGACCAGCTCGCCGGACTCATCTTGTTTCCAGACTTTACGTGCGGCGGCTCCGGTCTCCATAGCGCCGGATGACGCTCGGCTCGCAGCCGGTCGCCCCTCAGCCTTGGCCGGCTTTCCTTCAGCCGATCCGCCTTCTGCCCGCTCGCTCTTGGGAGGCGTAAAGCGTAACGCAGCGTTCGGCACCTTGAGCACCTGCTCTCGTTGCGCCACGACAATGGAAACATTCGCCGTCATCCCCGGCTTCAGACGCAGGTCTTGATTGTCGACGGCCACCACAACATTGTACGTCACCACATTCTGCACATTGATCGGAGCCAACCGCACCTGGCGGATCGATCCGGAAAACCGCACGCCGGGATAGGCATCCACGGAAAACGTCGCATCCTTTCCCTCGGCGATCCCGCCGATATCCGACTCGCTCACATTGGTGTCCACCTGCATCTTCGTCAAATCGAGCGCGATCAGAAACAGGTTCGGCGTGGCAAAGCTGGCGGCAACGGTCTGGCCGACTTCGATGTTTCTG
Above is a window of Nitrospira sp. DNA encoding:
- a CDS encoding LuxR C-terminal-related transcriptional regulator; the encoded protein is MARSRGNNALQIDRSPKAEFSITPRQREILKMVALGHTNREIAETLAISIRTVEVHRFNLMRRLNVRNVAQLLRQGLQQGLLPRNFGLK
- a CDS encoding tetratricopeptide repeat protein, whose product is MKSLLLAITLFSLALTAGCANPINAKTATNYAQAAAQAQNAGDWTNAKMYWSRAIINAQHGGATPNQLAVLNYEYGRSSGVVCDFAEAERALIVAHDLDSKSGGPTFLSLFELAHLNYDQKKFPESISYFERAFPVAEEKGASKAAPIATADLLDEYSRALQNVGRTSDAQAAATRAILLRRGSPIGHSITDRTPYGKQCQSNP
- the bioB gene encoding biotin synthase BioB, with amino-acid sequence MTDYMQLANKALNDEPLTRAESLSVLNSPDDDLLALLHAAFQVRSKYFGRTVRLQMLQNAKSGACMEDCHYCSQSAVSNAPIERYNLLPQKQMIQGAREAAASKAQRYCIVISGRSPLDREIDEIAGAVRSIKQEIPIQICCSLGLMSDEQAKRLKAAGVDRVNHNLNTSEAFHESICTTHTFQDRLSTIKNARAAGLEICSGGIVGMGESNEDLIDLADALRDVKPDSIPLNMLNPVEGTPLENIDALTPQRCLKVLCLFRFLHPRTEIRIAGGREHNLRSLQPLSLYPADSVFVNNYLTTPGSPAPEVWGMIEDLGFKIEVDYQQPVAS
- a CDS encoding ABC transporter permease; amino-acid sequence: MAWLKVVALLLWSHMTQRPFRTVLTIVGVALGVAASVAVRTANVEVLHSFEQAVLTVAGPTTLEVSGGDFGLDEQLIAKVRDVPGLTSASPVIVQTAVRLDAGRPAGAAQVIGLDLLAEFDTRGFRVMPEQGDNPLADLLKADSLYIGRKLAAEWHLEKGSTVQLQVGPRQVEARIAGVIQDQADRVSSWDHLAVMDIAAAQVLFDMVGKLDRIDLVTNLEVEIGAAAEAVRAVVPPHVTVERPASRTQQVEQMVRAFRLNLTVLSWVGLLVGMFLIYNTMAFAVAQRRREIGIYRAIGMTQARVAGLFLAEAALFGLLGGIAGSVGGILLAQKLVILVSRTISDLYTPVSQGTASWFDVAELWQASAEGILIGCLVSMIGAIGPSLDASRTATVRALAPGDYESSRQVRVGGLAVGGIGLLVLAGLLAFAGPLGGAPILGYLATFCLLAGLSCLAPLCVTGWRKRILHSERLAGAQGAMREIAVEHAARNPGRNGVTVSALMVGLAIMIGVLIMVRSFRHTVEVWINETVIADIVVAPSTWLREANSGNGTKSLPPGWQAVLVAIPGVAEVDTYRDVRVEVKGQRVAIVSRDLRLHARRSQYLVRQGNSTDLLNQAVETGGIILSEVLANRLGVREGHSLAIMTPQGARSFPVVAVFYDYATDGGKLVMDRGLYQSLWQDELVTVFPLYLNEGADREQVRQAIADALQQAPDRTLPPLIISNGELRKEILDIFDRTFLLTYVLEAIAVIIAMLGIVNTLVTSVLERRREFATLRAIGGSEGQIRQLVLWEAAYLGLVGIALGLVGGGLLSLLLIKVINKQSFGWTIQMILPFGALAQAVGLAAAATLVAGYFPARWAAQQPVVEGLREE
- a CDS encoding dihydroorotate oxidase, producing MTDLSTTIAGVKFPSCFMNAAGALCVTRDELVALGTSRAGAIVTKSMTVEARQGNPEPRYYGFPGGSINSMGLPNLGYRAYAELIPELKQFGKPVIASVAGLCEDDFPTIAAAINAAKPDLIEVNLSCPNIPGKPQIGYDPEASERLLKRVRKVITVPMGVKLPPYFDPAHHEVMGKVIGRCEVDFLNMINSVGNGLVVDPEREEVVIKPKGGFGGLGGTIIKAVALANVRAFYKIFQGKIPIIGTGGVMNGVDAFEHFLCGASAVQVGTVLVEEGLGAFGRLETELAAQLKKKGYGSVTECRGKVKEL